GTCCACGTAGCCTCCAGGGTGCCGCGAACTTGCTCCGTCCGCAAGTGGGTGCCCAAGCCCCAAAGCGCCATGTTCAAGATCATCCAAAGAGTCGTGCCGAACAGCAAGAAGCCCACGTAGTCGTCGGTGCCCGCCACGCTGCGGAACGCCGCCACGGCCTGGCCGTCGGGCCCGGACAGCGCCCGCGCCGAGAAGATGTACATGGCCGGAAACAGCGCGGGCCACACCAGCACGGCCACGACCCAGGTCGGGTAGCGCCGCATGACGATCCAATCTTTGCGCAGCACCGCCGCCGCCGTGCGAAGATGCTGCATCACGACGCTTCCTCCTTCCTCTCAGTCGCGCAGCCCGCGCCCCGTCAGCGCGATGAACACGTCTTCCAGCGTCGGCTCCTTCACGCTGTAATTGAGCACGCTGAGGCCGTTGCCCGCGATGGCTTGCCACAGCGCCTCCGGTCCCGCCTGGCCCTCGGCCAGCGTGAAGGTCAAGTGCGTCGAGCCCGACCCCTCGTTGCGCTTTTGCTCGAGCACCTTCATGCCGGGCACGCGCGCGGCCAGCTGGTCGACGCTGCCGTTGAGCCCGGCCACTTCCAAGCGGTAGATGCGGTCGGCCGCCAGGCGGTTCTTAAGCCCTTCCGGGGTGTCAAGAGCGATGATCTTGCCGTGGTCGATGATGGCGATGCGGTCGCTGAGGAAGTCGGCCTCCTCCATGTAGTGGGTCGTCAGCAAGATGGCGCGGCCTTCCCGCTTCAGCTCCAGCACCAGCTCCCGCAAGTTGCGGGCCGACTGCGGGTCCAGGCCCAAGGTAGGCTCGTCCAGCAGCAACACGGGCGGGTCCGCCAAGAGCGCCCGGGCCAGGGACAGCCGCTGCTTCATGCCCGTCGAGTAGCGCTCCACGAGCTCGTCCGCGCGATCCGCCAGCTGCATGCGCTCCAGCAGCTCGTCCACGCGCTTTTTGATGCGATGTCGCGGGACGTGATAGAGCGTGGCGAAAAACTCCAGGTTCTCCCGGCCCGACAGTTTCCAATACAAGCTGCGGTCGCCGGCCAGCACGGCACCCAGCCGCTTGCGCGCTTCGGCAGGCTGGCGCGTCACGTCGTAGCCGCAGATATAGGCGTGTCCCGCCGAGGGCTCGAGCAGCGTCGCCAGCATGCGAATGGTGGTCGTCTTGCCCGCCCCGTTGGGGCCCAGCAGCCCGAAAATTTCCCCGGGCTTCACCTCGAAGCTGACGCCGTCCACCGCCACGATGAGGTCCTCGCGCGCCTCGCCGCCCGTCCCGTGGTTTTCGGCCGCCGCTTCGGCCTTGCGGCTCCCCCGCCGCCAGAACCAGCGCGCCAGCGGATTCTTGCCTACTTGCCGCCGCCGGAAATGCTTGCGCAAGTCCACCGCCGCCACGGCCGCCTCCATGCCGTTCGCCTCCCTTACTTTTCGAACTCTTGTCGCAGTTGGCTCTATCATAAGTCACAGCATCACATCTGTCAACAAGGACTTTGACATATTCAATGGTCTTGGTAAAGATCATTGAGTTTCTCGCCTTAAGGCAGGATAAAACACTCGGCAAGGCCAGGAGGCGCCGCGGATTTGGCGAAACACGCCAGTGCGGCAAGCTAGAAGCGAGGCGCTGCGCCAAGCCGCGCTCGGGAGGAGCTGAACGGGATGACGACGGAGCGGCCGCGCCCACGGCAGGGGCAATCCCGGCGGGTCGTGGCGCCGTTTTCGTTCCGGGGCCACACGTTGGACGAGTTCCAGGTCCAGGCCATCATCGCGCTCCAGCAGGAGATGACGACGCTGGTCAGCGCGCCGACGGGCACGGGCAAGACGCTCATCGCGGATTACTTGGCCGACGACGCGCTGAGACGGGGCCGCCGCGTCGTGTACACCGCGCCCATCAAGGCGCTGGTGAATCAAAAGTTCCGGGATTTCCGGGCCGCCTTCGGGAGCGCCAATACGGGCATCATGACGGGGGATGTGACGGAAAACCCCGACGCCCCGCTGCTGGTGATGACGACGGAAGTGCTGCGCAACATGCTGCTGGCGGAAGACCGGCGGCTGGAAGCCCACTGGGTCATCTTCGACGAGATCCACTACATCAGCCACCCGGAGCGGGGCACCGTGTGGGAAGAAGCCATCATGCTGCTGCCCCCCGGCGTGCGCGTGCTGGGCCTGTCGGCCACTGTGCCGAACGTGTGCGAACTGGCCGCGTGGCTGCAGGAGGTCACGGGCGAGCCGGTGGCCACCGTCGTGCATACGGAGCGGGCGGTACCGCTGCGGCACCGGTATTTCACGCCCGACGGGCGCGCGCTGACGTACCGCGAAGCGTGGGAGCGGCTCACGGGCGGGGACTTGAAAGCGGAGACGCTGGCCGAGGACGCGCTGAGCGCCGGGGTTGCGGATGCCGACCTGCTCGAGGTCGGCCCGTGGCTTTCCGGTGCGCCGAGCCGAAGCGCGCCGGGCACGAAAGGGTCACCGGGGGCTCCCCGTCGCGCAAGCCGCGCCGCCCGCCCGCCGGACGCAGCCGCCGATCCTGCCCGGCACCTGGACGTCATCCGCTACATCAGCCGCGAGCGCCTTTTCCCCTGCATCTATTTCGCCTTCAGCCGCCGCACCTGCGAGCAGATGGCGCGCGAGCTGGCCCGGCGGCGCAGCTTCCTGCGGCCGCACGAACAGGAGGCGGTGCACGTCACCGTCCGGCACGTACTGGTCCAAGCGGGGCTGCGGCCTCGCGACGTACCCGGCCTGGAGGCCATGCAACAGATGTGGCTCAAGGGCATCGGCGTGCACCACGCCGGACTTGTGCCCATCGTCAAGCACATCG
The nucleotide sequence above comes from Bacillota bacterium. Encoded proteins:
- a CDS encoding ABC transporter ATP-binding protein; the protein is MEAAVAAVDLRKHFRRRQVGKNPLARWFWRRGSRKAEAAAENHGTGGEAREDLIVAVDGVSFEVKPGEIFGLLGPNGAGKTTTIRMLATLLEPSAGHAYICGYDVTRQPAEARKRLGAVLAGDRSLYWKLSGRENLEFFATLYHVPRHRIKKRVDELLERMQLADRADELVERYSTGMKQRLSLARALLADPPVLLLDEPTLGLDPQSARNLRELVLELKREGRAILLTTHYMEEADFLSDRIAIIDHGKIIALDTPEGLKNRLAADRIYRLEVAGLNGSVDQLAARVPGMKVLEQKRNEGSGSTHLTFTLAEGQAGPEALWQAIAGNGLSVLNYSVKEPTLEDVFIALTGRGLRD